The Larimichthys crocea isolate SSNF chromosome X, L_crocea_2.0, whole genome shotgun sequence genome segment TACCTCAAACAAAAAGAGGACACCGGGACAAAGGTTAAACTCCTCACCTGTGATGCTGAATGTTTCAAATACATGGTTCATCCCCAGCGTACATGCATCTGGTGTCCAGTgtctatatttctatatttctttgCATGTCTTTCTCCAGATGGTCGACTCCAGAATGGTGCCAAACTCCCAGGGTTCACTGGGGCTGCTGGCGGTGCCAGTAGGTGTGTTGAGAGAACAAGAGGCAGAGAGGGTGAGTCAGTCAAGAggttgttatgtgtgtgtgtaaaatctgACAAATAGGCTGTGCTAATATACACACTGTAATCCTGTGTGCTTCATTAGTTTCCCTAAATCCAGACATTTGAATATGATCAGCCAAATACAGTGAATAATACACAATACTTCAAACAAAGAACTGAACTGCATCCAGAAAACTGACAAGCTGATCTTATAATGAGTAAATGTTTGCCTATAAATCAAAATTCTATTCAaattattaaatgatttataaaaaaaatatggtttCATCTTATAATTTTAGCACTGGAGTTAAATATATCAGTGACACTTTACACAGtaattcattttgatttatgGATGTATAGTATCTAtcatataaaaaatgtatttagcactacaaaaaaatgtatcaacaGGTGCACATATTTTGTATGCATAAGATCTGAGACTGTTTAAGTTGCAAATTTGGTTCAATTCTTCTCTTTCTTCGAAATTATGCAGCGTCACCATCAGGTTGTGGAAGAATCTCAGCGTCTTACAGAGCTGCTGGCCAGGTAACACCCCACCTGTGCATCACATATCAGAAATCTGATTCCAGGCTTGACGTGGATTTAAACTTCTGACTTGTGTCATATTCCAGCAGTGTGAACGATGTGTTTACCGAGCCTGAAAGCAGAGAAGATAAAGAGAACGATGATCCCGAAGACGCAGAGGGACAAACGTCTCGGCTCTGGGTGGACAGATTTTCTCCCCGACACTACACAGAGCTTCTCAGTGATGATGTAAACGATGTTTCTGTATAACTTCACGACCACGTCTATGTACAGACTCCACATGAATGAAAGTCCAACACTGACGTGTTCTGTGTGACTGTTTCGTTGCAGTTTACCAACCGCTGTCTGCTCAAATGGTTGAAACTTTGGGACACTGTTGTCTTCggaagagagaggaagtctCGCCCTGTCCGGTCTGACAGACAAGCTACCAACCAAAACTCATTCAAACCCAATCAAcccaatcaaaatcaaaatcgcTTCAAGAGCAAGATTGAAGTGactgaggagctgctggaggccGAGCTGGACCAGTACAAAAGACCCAAATTTAAAGTAATCACATAGTTGGTACAGTTTCAGTTTAATGACTCTGAGTCCGATAAACAagatataatttattttgttttttctctagGTGGCGTTGTTGTCTGGTCCTCCAGGTTTGGGGAAGACCACCTTGGCTCATATCATAGCAAAGCATGCTGGGTACAACGTGGTGGAAATCAATGCCAGGTTAGACGAAGCAAATTAAAACTGACTAATAATTAAAGTCCTCCTGTCGTGACTTCATTGgtactgttgatgtttttgcaGCGATGATCGCAGCGCAGAGGTTTTCCAGAAACGCATCGACACCGCAACACAGATGAAATCAGTTTTAGGAGCCAATGAGAGACCGAACTGCCTTATCATTGATGAGATTGATGGAGCTCCTGCGGTACATTCTCGACacttaaaatcatttttcaaaaaggCAAAACCAAATATCCTTGACTGCATTGGTCAAacttattcatatattttatttcttcatctgtGGCGTACGACAGGCCGCAATCAACATTCTGTTAGCAACTCTGAACAGGAAAGACGGACACGGCGGGGAGGCGGGTGAGACTgcgaagaagaaaaagaagaaggagtcCATCCTGCTTCGACCAATCATCTGCATCTGTAACGACCTGTAAGAGAGCGACTGTGATGTTTAGCAGCAGCATCAAATTGTAAATTGTAGATTTTTGTTGTAGTATAGTTAATCGCTAAATATTGTCTGATcacctctctttcctttcagtTATGTTCCAGCTCTCCGACCTCTCAGGCAGCAGGCCTTCCTCCTGACTTTCCCCCAGACTCAGCCTTCCCGCCTCGCACAAAGACTGGGAGAGGTCAGCTCACACACacggcacacaaacacatgcgaacacacaaacagtctgtGTTTACGTTGAGTTTTTCTTTGCAGATCTCACTCCGGCAGGGTATGAAGGCAGACACGGGCACCctgatgtcactgtgtgagAAGACGGACAACGACATCAGGTCTTGCATCAACACACTACAGGTGGGGTGGCTGCACTGTGAaggacagtctgtctgtttgcatgaGCAGTGCAGTGGTGTGCAGTACAAATATATCACACACTGTGTTCTTGTCAGTTCCTTCACGGTCGTGGCCACAAGAAAGTGGACATCAAGACCATCCAGTGTATCTCTGTGGGGCAGAAGGACCAGAACAAAGGCTTGTTCCATCTGTGGCAGGAGATCTTCCAGTTACAGCGTACAAAACGGTACTTTAGTGTCTTTTTTTGGAGTCTGCCATGaagttgtaaatgtttttctggatgctgaaaccttttttcagtttctgaGGAAGTTTCTGAGGAAGAGATTTATGCTCCAACTGTTTGAATTCACTGTGGACACCAGCAGGGAAATTTAAAACCATATTTCATGTCATCTGTAGGTCCTAAAAAGCTTTGATTTCATTCTTCAGAAATAGAAAATCTGTTTACTTTATAACTTTTATAGATAGataagtattttattttaatttttttgacttttctgcAGTAACTTAAgttataaaatgtcatttttagcaGAAACTAAAGACCTCAGACCTCCGACCTGATGTAAAACAGGTGTCTTTAagttaataatatatatttttaaatcagttaatAAATCATTACGTTTTTTGCTGCTTGTCCAGGTCCAGGTTGTATTCAAAGATATTTTTAGGAATTATTGTTACTGTTAACTGCTGGGAAGTGAGATACAAATGTCAAACTTAAATTCATGCATTTGATTTATAATTTCAGGCCTTATCATCCCTACTGGTTTTCATTATTATGCTTCAGTCTTCACTgggtattaaattaaattccaaGTCTTAGATTTAGCTCAGCGAACCCTACAGACCTCTGTTTGTGATTTagtaaacagaagaaaagagttCTTTAGTAGTCATGTCATGAAGTAGCTCCATGGTCACACCAGTGCAGAGTGCAGAGCAAGAACTGTATATATGTTagtttctctcactctctgtcagACTTATATAACAAATCTTTGATCTGTGAGCATGAATGAAAAGAGGAGACGGTCAGAAAATCTTATGTTAGTCTTATGTTACGCGTCTTTGCTTCTTGGCTCCTAACTAACTTCAAGTTTTCTCTATCAGGAAACGTATCGGTGAGGGGTTTGAGGAGGCACCGGGGTCGGGAGGCGGAGCTCAGCGGTTTCAGCACATTTTACACTTGGCTATGTCTAGTGGAGAGTACGAAAAGGTTTCTCAGGTAATGAACTCACTGAAACCCATGTTTAACTGAGATATTCTGAACAACAGTTAATCGATATATTCATGAAACGTTACACTGTGATGTCTTACATCTGAAATCAGGCTcagcgtctctctctcgctttcctTCAGGGTCTGTATGACAATTTTCTGTCCATGCGTGTGAGGGACCCCAacctgcagagtgtgtgtgaggctctGGACTGGCTGTCGTTCTCAGACAGGCTCAATCAAGTGATCATGCACGGGCAGAACTTCTCCCTGATGAGATACCTGCCCTTCCTGTCCATCAcattccacttcctgtttgcccACACGCACGTGCCCCGCATCAGCTATCCCCACAGTCAGCACGAGGTGCAAATCAACTGCGTGCACCACTGTGTTGCAAACCGACAGTTTCACATCATATTGAAAGAAGACAAATTCAATAAGGGACCACAACTGAGATTTTTATCGCTGACTCATTACTGTCTTCTCTCCAGGCCTCCTCCCGGCTCCTCAGCAGCAAGAACGCCTTGTCCACCATGTTGGCTGACATCCCAGCATGCGTCAGAACGAGGATTAGCCAGCAGAGCCTGACCCTTGATATGCTCACACTGCTCCTTGACATCATCTGTCCCAAACTACGGCCTGTACGTAAAAGCATGTACAGTTTACCTACGTatgtgtctgtgcatatatgtagGAACTGGAAACCCTGCATCATTTTATCACGTATGGacctgatgaaaacaaaaaacctgtgtgtgtttcttccagGTGAATCCTCAGctgttcagcagcagagagaaggagcagaTGCATGAGCTGATAGACACCATGTTGGCGTACAACCTCTCATACAGGCAGGACCGCACGCCAGAGGGACAGTACACATACATGCTGGAACCGtgagtacacaaacacacacacacacacacacacacacacacacactgtatgttaCATGTGAACACATGCAGAGCAGATGTGTGTTTCTGGGGTGTTGAAGGTCACTGGTCTTGTCCACGCCGTGGTTCTCTCGATGGAGGCTTAGAGAGTAATCCGTTTAacacctggtgtgtgtgtgtgtgtgtgtgtgtttgtgtgatggtCGTGGTGTGAGAGGCAAGCAGAGTAGCAAGCTGCAAAGCCTCACTGGTGGACGGGTGgacagatgaatggatgggAAAATGTGGTCGGTGAAGGAAATAACCTGAAACATCGAAGCGTGTTTAAAAATGGTTCAAACTCGGGCTACACTTTAACTCGGGAGACTTTTGGTCATCTTGgaccttcattttttttgtgactcCAGAGGACAACTGTTACGCTTCTCTGGTGTTTGGTAAAATGACATAATTAGCCGTGCATTTGAGCCATGCCGGCCCAGGTCGCGGAGCGGACAAGAGCCCAGCGTGGCTCCCTCCTGCAGGCTCGCTGTGACCAGGTCCTGGTAACCAACGACTGGTGCCTGCCTCTAGTGTTGGCTCTACTGCTGCTTCTACTGATCTACACCTTCCTGTACCTTCCATCTCTAGCTCACCACAACACCACTCTTTGAAACCTCACGGAGAAACACGACTGTGgatataaacatttaacattacaGACAGCGGGTACACCGACGGCCGACAGGATTATTTGGACTGGACTTTGGACACTGTTGTTGATTGGTCAGACTGTGACAGAGTTATTGTCGCCTGGTTttcagaagagaaaagagcaggAAGGATTAAGAGAATTCACTTCATTTATTACAAATGAGccaattcatttaatttaataatgtgCTTTAATGTTGGAGTTTTATCTCTGGTGTGGTGTAGATTATTCTCAGTGCTGTCGCTCCTATGTTTTCAATAATATTTGTATCCTGATCCAagaatgaatgtgaatgttttcagaaatgAATCTAACACTTAAAACAGAGATACAtgtaagttaaataaatgttatttgaaGTTACTTAAGTGAGTACATTATATGTAACTTTTAGTAAAACACTGATTTGGATATTATAGATGATGTGGTTGTTGGTGCTTTCAGCTGTAATGACTAAACAGACACTGTGATTATGTTAGCCAGATGTTAAACTACTTAATATTAGCTGCATGTTGTATAATCCATCATGTTAAAGGCAAGAGTTGAGCCACTGTTTCATTTCATCGACTGTTTTTCTGTAGCTCCGACTCACATTTTGTCATGATAACTTGCAATAAATagctcacagtcacacagactgGATTTATCTGATTCAATCATAGATGTAAATACAACATAAATGAGAGTTTACtggcatgtctgtgtgtgtgtgttgcagagagatggagatcaGCGGTAAGAGGATTAAGGTTTTAGAGGATGACAGATTCAGGGTTTTATTCTGGCAAACATGAACCATGGCACCAAAAGTGGAAgcattttgtcagtttgtttgacaTCCAACAGGGTTCACCTCTGTGTCAGCTCGTCGCcgttatgagtgtgtgtttaatctATGTGTGTCTCTTGGCGTTTGTGTACAGCTGTTTACTGAGCCTGTGTACGTTTCGCAGGCGCGTCGAGGAGGTGGTGAGGTACCCAGGTCTGCCTCCGCGTCGTCAGCTGACGTATCAGGCCAAACAAACCatcagcagagagatggagcaagagaagatgaggagagcCGAGCAGCTGATGCTGCAACGAAACCCTGCAGCGGTGAGACTTCAAATACTCCACATGTTCAACCTGACAGACCGTGGGGTTGTTGTATATACTGTGCAGAGCAGCCTGTAGACATTTAGGTCACCGTGTGTTAATAATCTAATGTGTTAATAATCTGCTCTGTCCGTGTGAcgcagaaagaggaagaaaaaaagacccAAGCCGGTCCCAAACCAACCAGGAACCATCAGCAGAGGCTGGAGAACATCGTCAAACAGACCACAGTGGAGACCAGGGTGAGGCACGCAACGCACTTAGGAGGACATTACATTACCACAACCATAACCTAGGCAGTGGGCAGTGATgaaatttaaagcaacactgtgtagaaattggtattttggTGGTTCTTTTGAGCTCCTTATTAACTGGGGAAGTAGCACATTGTTTCTAccagtactgtatgtgttagTGGATGACTGTAGGTGGAGCCAGAGAGGGAGCAGCCAGCAACTGAACACCAAAACCTCAGTGGGTGAGCTGCAGTGTTATAATAGTTCAGTAATagagtgatggagagagcgTGAGCCTCTAGAGGGCAGAAATGAGGATAATGAGAAGCCACTGGGTTCCAGTCCCTGATGGTGAAACAGGGAAATGAGGTTaatgagaggtgtgtgtgtgtgagcgcgcCTGTGCGTGCATTCATTCATGTGATTGCCCATTGTTACTGACCTCGTTGTCGAGGACAACGTTTCACAAACTTCCAGATTAAACTTCACCTTCCTCgtcactctgtgttttgtgttttgtagccGGAGGTGGACTTCTTTGGTCGAGCTGTTGCCCCCAAACCTCAGAGACCGCAGCCGTCCTCAGACACAGGTACTGTGCGACATTAGTGTTGCTTCATTTAACCAAACTCCTTTGAGAAcagggggaagaaaagaaaaacgccTCGAGGTACATCAGGTCTGAACACACCGGAGGTACACTGATGTGTGTTATGTAACAGGTCTAATTTAGAGCTCCTGTGGCAGACTGTATCCAGGAGATCTGGACTGTCAACAGCACCTGCATTTTCCCACCATAATGTTGGTAATATCATATTTCTATTAGCAACATAAAAGACTGGCTATGCCTGATCTACAGCCTCCTTTATTATATTTGGACACCAGCCAGGAGAATAAACAATCCTCATGTTTCACGTATGTAATGAAATGAGTATAACCGCCTAAATTTGCCACAAGTTATTTTAGTCGTCGTAGCTCCAGAAACCTTCATAAAAGTTTGGAGGGTAGTTGCTGTGCTTTGGCTTGGCAGTAGCTTTTTGTGTGACTGGAAACAAACGTGACTACTGTGTTCCGATTCATCGCAGCCCCACACCCAAAATAGCACATTTGCATAAACAATAGAGGTCTTGAACAGAATTTCAGTAGCTTGTTCTCTCTCCTCTAACACGGCTACCTGCGATAAATACTTTGAAAACAGCGTTTCCACTTTGCATACAGCTTCGGAAAAAGCATATAACATTTCCCTCTGTGGCTTCTTTTATAATATCCAGTAACAGGCAGCCAGGTGtttgtttatatacagtatttcccATATACTACATGTATAACAAACACTGCAACTTGTTCCTTTCAACAGGCTTTATAAATCCTCttattgtacatttttatttacttggTAACACAGGCCCAAATTCAGCACTCTGTGGTTGTGGCAATTAAACACGGACCCATTAAAATCACTAACCTTCCTGAAAGCATTCACATAATTAATCAGCGGGGTAATTGGGGTGGAAACACAGAGCTGTGGCTGTTTTTAGGACAAAGCAGGAACAACGTCGGCCGGCTAAAACAGGCACAGCTCTGAATCCCGCGTCCTGATTACCTTGTTGGTCACCTGGAGTGTCACCAAACTTGCATGCGGCCATTTGACATGTTTCATGACGCGACATCAAAACATACTTGGAGGAGCATGTTGTTACCGTCTTCTCACACTTCTTTGCTGTGGTTTGTTGTATTCAACTCAGTTTAGTTTAACCATCACATATAATCCTACAGATGCAGATTTGTAACCAAACTACCTCCAAACTCCATTACTGTGGAGCTGGTTACAATGTTACTTTATTGTATTATGTCATTGCTCcagctgattattattattagttattcaATTAACTGTtaagtctgtaaaatgtcagaatttccCAGAGCCAAAGTTGATGTCTtccattttcttattttgaaaaaaaacaacaaatgagcTGTAAATCCTCACATTATCACTTTAAATGATTGAACTAGAGCTGAGTTAGTTGATCAAATTAATCAGTGGCAATTCTCTTCAATCATCAGTTCAAgctaaaatgtcagaaactcGCTGATTCCagttaaaatgtgaataatttcTGGTTTTCTGTGATAATAAAAGATATTTGGAGTTTATTTAGAAAAGTGACTGGATTTTATAGACCAATCAGTTAATTAAGAAAAATGCTCTTTTCCCATCTCTGTAGGTGAGAAGTGTGCGGTTCTTTGCATGGGAACGGCGGTGGGTAACAGTGACGTGTGGTTCCGGTTCAACGAGGGCATGTCCAATGCTGTCAGACGAAATGTCTACATCAGAGAACTACTGTAacccctgaaacacacacacacacacacacacacacacacacacacacacacacacacacacacacacacacacacacacacactctttgtccTGTGTTAAATGTAAACCTCTGAATGAATCCAGTATTCCAGCTGTTAAATTCAAAAGTCTttattttgattgacagtgtAAAGAGCCAATAAAAACGTGTTGTTGAACATTTCTCAGCAGTCCATCAAATCAAACTTCTAGAAAGCTACTCAGTgctgtacactcacacacacacagtagtctGGACATAAATTAAAAGCATTCAGGAGTCTCCCAATAAATAGACATGATAATAgcaataatgtgtgtgtgtgtgtgtgtgtgtgtgtgtgcgtgcatgtgagggagagagaaatagagCTAGAGAGGGTAAATAAGTGAGTTAGTGCAgttggtggagtgtgtgtgtgtttctttagttTATATGCACCcatgatcgtgtgtgtgtgtgtgtgagagaggactTGGGAAACCTTCGGGGACACATCTCAGACTAAAGACCAGTTAACTGGGGATGGCTGTCCAATTGgggacaaaagccaattgaatTGAACCTATTATTtatcacatataatcataaaagaaCAATCAAAGTCCCCAACTGGCAAAAAGTGGATTCTTGGGTCCCTGGTTCAGGTTAAGGTACAAGTAGGGGTTCGGATAACCGTCcaggaaatgaatgaaagtcttTGTAATGCCCCCAAAAGTGACCTAAGTcgatgtatgtgtatgtgtatgtgtatgtgtatgtgtatgtgtatgtgtatgtgtatgtgtatgtgtgtgtgatcattagAGGATCACACATTTGCCCTTCTCAACCCAGGGGTTGGCTCTCATCAGCTCCGGGTTCAGAAATGGATCTTCACAAACACAACCCTCGATCCACTTCACcagtctgcaaaaaaaaacaaaaaaaaaacacacacacactgtgagcaggAATCTGATACACGATACTTGAAGACAGCTtttgggtgtatgtgtgtatgtgggggtggggtggtaCACACTCAGTAACGGTGATGGAGGATTTCTCTCTGTTGATTGCCAGCTGATACTGAAGGCTTTCCACTTCCCTCCTCATCTGTGGGACGTCTAACTCCTCCATGATGCTActgctatacacacacacacacacacacacacacacacacacacagaaaaaaaaacaacagattgaaGCTCGAGTAGATTAagaattcaaacacacagatgttgcattaaaacacaagtggaaataaaatagaaaaaataatcatgtttcGTTGTAAAAGAGCCATTCAGTTTTTAATTGTCTTTAATTCTGCTTTCACTTGAGTAGATATAGTAGATATCTAATTAAATTTTACTTCTGGACAGAGAAGAATAGAGCTGGACAAACTGTAATTTTGTGTTATTATACAATCAGGACGTCACTATTTCTTATTTCGGCCCTTTCAGCTTGTGACACCCTTAAATCTAAGCAGCGTCTACTTGCAAATGTCTACTGGTTGTGACCACTGACGgcataaagaatggatggcGTAGGCTtaatgtcacccacaggtttctgaagagccggtTTGAAGTTCAAACTCTGGttcatgttggcagtcctgcctctctctcccgccttccagctaatctaaaaatcggcaatGATGCCTGGATGCTCCACTGCTCTGTTTGAGAGATTTATGacaatatctttttaaaaaaaacacttttatataGAGCAGATGGTTCACtgaccacagaggaagtggtTAATAGGATATATTCATATTAGAGTAGTGACTGTCAAAATGCCAAGCTGACCCATTCATTGAGACCATATGTAGCTGTGAGTAGCTTTCAAATAAAGAACTGCTTAAGTGTCAGTACTTCTACTGGTGAATGACTTTTAGGAAATGTTTTGAACTTCGATGTAGAAGTGGTCTACTTGTGCACAAAGCGTAACTTTGGATCAAACTTTTCTTACCACCAACAGAtcccataaaaagaccaaaagcagaaatataataaatccgTATCTCAATACTTTCCAGCTTTCCTACCCCGTCGGTGGCTCTCAGCCCAGAGCACTTTGGTTTCTACTGAAGTCGTAAATCTGGAAAATCAGGTCACATAtttatagttagttagttatttatagattttttttaaagtaattttatAGCTGGGCTCTGCAGCTTTCAGCGAATGTTACTCAGTCAGTCAAAAATACTACATTTGTTCAGGGAATATTTACATGAGCAGATTAAttcacatttggtgctctagtgagtatttactgtacagcagcaggttagtgtgtgtgggattaggttaaaataaactacagtgttgTGATGAATGAATGTCGCCTAGTTTAATAGGATACATCAGTCTGCGTCTAAAAGGATCCATTAATTGTTGTTtctggtcttttcatgggatttgttaaCTAAAGAAAAATAAGGAATATCCTTTGAAGTCATTtgaaaatgtactaaaataaaagtttttaagtATTAAGCAGGAAAATGTAAAACCCGCAACATTTTGTAGGAATTCAAAGGTTTTAGTTTGTCTCTGATACTGAAATCAAACTGCTTTTATGTACGTTTTTTAGCTTTATCTGCAGTGATTAATCTAATCTCAAGAGATTATAATGTTTCAAagtatttatatactgtacacactcaGTTGGCAGTTTATTATGTACACTGAGATAACATTAATGTGGTCTAATCCAGGGTTTCTCAAACCTTTTACACCGTGTACCACCTCAGGAAATATTAGGCTCTCCAAGAACGACCATTATGACGGCTGCTTATTCTTCATAACATTAGTTATTGTCGattgttgttgaatcctgaatgtTACCAGTTCAAGAATCAGAGCTAATTTAGTGGAAAATGCTTACTCGTGATCTGCATTCATTTTACCTCCTCTCTTCTGAATGCTACGTACATGAACATGATGACGTCTCAGGCTGATATCAGagtaaaacttattttaaatgatatttcagCAATctcaaagtttattttcatttgagattttgtcatatttggtagttttatgtttataaattaatttatttcgGAGAAGTTGCATACCACTGGTAGTACAGAGAACGGGTGGTCGGATGGAACAGTCCTgtgataaatctgaattttatgtttttgtttaaatttgagGATGCAGTTTGTGCTGCATTATACAAGGAGAGATGGACAAAACCTCCAATACCATCGTACAGTTAAAGTACACACGGCtcgtgtgtaggatttaggcGCACCTCACCACCTCTTTCctaatgtattatttttattattagttatttcaCCACCTCTTTCctaatgtattatttttattattagttattattatttttctcaggTTTTGTAAGAAATTCGACTTAAattcattaataattatttgtattttgttgcaCAGTTTAGAACAGGAACTATATTTGATGGTACACCTTGCCTTTTAATCTAAGTGATGGTTAAGATTGGTGAACCTACCTTCCTACCTGAACGCCCTTGTACAGGCATACGTCACCTCACGACCGCTGCGCTCCTCCAATGAGCGGCCCTGGCTCTGCCAACAAACTTTTCTCGTTTGTTGATCCCCTTACTACCAGTTCgtaccagagcaggggcgtccctctctaccttttaaAAGACCAAGCTCTTCCGAGATTACTTTCTCTGAAGAAGCTACCCATTTAAGACGTACCTTgactgttcccttctctgtaagtcactttggataaaagcgcctgctaaatgactaaatgtaagtGATATGAGGAAAACACTGGGGTGTGATGTATCATGTTCGTTGTCAGTGTTCCGTTCTCCTGCGGGAGAAGTGGACATTAAAGTTTGCCAAGGTACACAGAGGAAGCTGTCCTGCTTTTGCTTCACCACAACCTGAGTAAACAGCTTTACACTGGCGCAAAGAAGAAACTACAGCGGCAGTGAAGCGCACAATAGTTTTTTCCAGTCTggtctactgtagaaacatgatggttcaacatgatggactatacAAAACTcatttcttgttcttgttttcaggCGATTATGCACTAATGAATACAAAGCATATtgtgtaaatagagccctctctaaatctaacacactggacctttaattcaaCCTCTTAACCAGTTTTAACCAGCTGATTTGTGACAGCACTGTTGTATTTGACTTATTTGGTTGTGACTACTTAGAGTGGTTGCGTGTTTACTTCCTAAATATTTGCATAGTAACTCAGATAAATGTGAAAGTAAAAAGCACCAAATGAAAGTGCTCAGGTTAAGTAGAGGAGGAGGGGCACTTTGTTTTGATGTTACCGTAGCTGTACCATGAATATCACGGAGTTAAAGTACAATTTGAAGGTATTTGTACTGCGCTACTTGAGGAAATACAGTTTGTCTTTACATCTCtggctcttttaaaaaaatcaaagtacaCCAGCTGCTATTTTATTTCTACATATTATAAATTCTGCCCCACCCTGCCACAAACCACAATATggcaggaagaaagagagagagagagaccagatgAGAG includes the following:
- the chtf18 gene encoding chromosome transmission fidelity protein 18 homolog isoform X1; the protein is MDEYDEMFGVEDDFEDQFADELEVLAQMEGNSKQGNDISDVQHLLDDQPTTPKAKRQKQDAGVVKRLFNSLETQESKAPSQSDDITPPSSPEQYEPSHTVRSTPAVLDISGFAAIPETPRRPPSAAPASLHVLRRPPLEGEYITVTDSSGSRVYLKQKEDTGTKMVDSRMVPNSQGSLGLLAVPVGVLREQEAERRHHQVVEESQRLTELLASSVNDVFTEPESREDKENDDPEDAEGQTSRLWVDRFSPRHYTELLSDDFTNRCLLKWLKLWDTVVFGRERKSRPVRSDRQATNQNSFKPNQPNQNQNRFKSKIEVTEELLEAELDQYKRPKFKVALLSGPPGLGKTTLAHIIAKHAGYNVVEINASDDRSAEVFQKRIDTATQMKSVLGANERPNCLIIDEIDGAPAAAINILLATLNRKDGHGGEAGETAKKKKKKESILLRPIICICNDLYVPALRPLRQQAFLLTFPQTQPSRLAQRLGEISLRQGMKADTGTLMSLCEKTDNDIRSCINTLQFLHGRGHKKVDIKTIQCISVGQKDQNKGLFHLWQEIFQLQRTKRKRIGEGFEEAPGSGGGAQRFQHILHLAMSSGEYEKVSQGLYDNFLSMRVRDPNLQSVCEALDWLSFSDRLNQVIMHGQNFSLMRYLPFLSITFHFLFAHTHVPRISYPHSQHEASSRLLSSKNALSTMLADIPACVRTRISQQSLTLDMLTLLLDIICPKLRPVNPQLFSSREKEQMHELIDTMLAYNLSYRQDRTPEGQYTYMLEPRVEEVVRYPGLPPRRQLTYQAKQTISREMEQEKMRRAEQLMLQRNPAAKEEEKKTQAGPKPTRNHQQRLENIVKQTTVETRPEVDFFGRAVAPKPQRPQPSSDTGEKCAVLCMGTAVGNSDVWFRFNEGMSNAVRRNVYIRELL
- the chtf18 gene encoding chromosome transmission fidelity protein 18 homolog isoform X2, whose protein sequence is MDEYDEMFGVEDDFEDQFADELEVLAQMEGNSKQGNDISDVQHLLDDQPTTPKAKRQKQDAGVVKRLFNSLETQESKAPSQSDDITPPSSPEQYEPSHTVRSTPAVLDISGFAAIPETPRRPPSAAPASLHVLRRPPLEGEYITVTDSSGSRVYLKQKEDTGTKMVDSRMVPNSQGSLGLLAVPVGVLREQEAERRHHQVVEESQRLTELLASVNDVFTEPESREDKENDDPEDAEGQTSRLWVDRFSPRHYTELLSDDFTNRCLLKWLKLWDTVVFGRERKSRPVRSDRQATNQNSFKPNQPNQNQNRFKSKIEVTEELLEAELDQYKRPKFKVALLSGPPGLGKTTLAHIIAKHAGYNVVEINASDDRSAEVFQKRIDTATQMKSVLGANERPNCLIIDEIDGAPAAAINILLATLNRKDGHGGEAGETAKKKKKKESILLRPIICICNDLYVPALRPLRQQAFLLTFPQTQPSRLAQRLGEISLRQGMKADTGTLMSLCEKTDNDIRSCINTLQFLHGRGHKKVDIKTIQCISVGQKDQNKGLFHLWQEIFQLQRTKRKRIGEGFEEAPGSGGGAQRFQHILHLAMSSGEYEKVSQGLYDNFLSMRVRDPNLQSVCEALDWLSFSDRLNQVIMHGQNFSLMRYLPFLSITFHFLFAHTHVPRISYPHSQHEASSRLLSSKNALSTMLADIPACVRTRISQQSLTLDMLTLLLDIICPKLRPVNPQLFSSREKEQMHELIDTMLAYNLSYRQDRTPEGQYTYMLEPRVEEVVRYPGLPPRRQLTYQAKQTISREMEQEKMRRAEQLMLQRNPAAKEEEKKTQAGPKPTRNHQQRLENIVKQTTVETRPEVDFFGRAVAPKPQRPQPSSDTGEKCAVLCMGTAVGNSDVWFRFNEGMSNAVRRNVYIRELL